The DNA region acaactgtcaaccaacaccgaagtcagaattttaaatacaaatgtcaagacagttctattgtatggggcggaaacatggcgaactacgaaatccatcatccagaagatacaaatgttgattaacacttgtctacacaaaatacttcgcaTCCGCTGGCCAGAGACTGTCAGCAACAACGCGCCATGGGATAGAACAAACTAggtcccagtggaggaagaagcgctggaggtggataggacacacattgaggaaagtaaccaactgtgtcacaagacaagctctcacttgGAATTCTCAAGGTCAAAGAGggagaagaaaacaaaagaacacattacgccgagaaatggagaagAATGGACAACAATTGCATaggactagaaaggaaggcccaggacagagggggttggagaatgctgatcagtGACCTATGTTctattgggggtaacaggcgtaattattTACTGAAGCAACACCCTTCACTACATACTATTAAGCGTAAAACTAACTACGAATACGATTGCACAACTTTATGTTAATTATGTCGTGAAAAGTTTCTTCGCTGGAGAGCTTTTTATCAGGAGCGTCAAACCGAATGAGGCCGCTAGCCAATGCGACCATCATGGCCGACTACCGAAGAAGTGTCTAATTTTTTGAAACTGACACACGCTATTCAGGAGAACTGTTAGTGGATAGTGATATTAACTACTGTTGCTTTTGCTGGCTGAATACAACACGAGCATGGCCGTTTTGGAGCAGGCATAGAGGTACTTGAGATTTGAGACAAAAACGCCCAGCGTTGGATTAAGATCTCTGGAAATATGTGCCAAAAATGTTCAGTCGTTTATTATAGCATGGAATATTGACTCAAACAAATACCTGCCTTCGATCCTTAAAAGCCGTAGTTAGTTAGTTACAAGAACTACTGGCTAAATGTCTTATTTTTACAGTTATGTTGGAATCATGTAACTAGCTCAAAGTAGATTAGTGTAACATGTACATTCCCCcattaattaaaaaaactacTTGTTTTTTTACAAAAACTTAGTTTGCAACGTCTCCAAGCAGTTAACAATGATTGTCTCTTACTCGACTTCTAAAATCAATGTTTGTTAGCTTGGTTTCATGGTGATATCCGTAACTTGATAATGTATTTTGCTGATTTATTTAGACGTAGGTAGCTACACACTAAAGCTGTTAAGATACATACAGTGTAATGCGCCTACTGCTGGATAACAAATCTGATCTCATATTAGAATCTAAAAACCGAACTTTTACTTTGAAGTCATGATTGAGATCCCCAAGTGGTCCAAAAATACAGTCAACTGTACCTTATTGGATGAAAACTTGGAGTGTATTATTGTTATAGACTCCTACACAATTGTCATCAAACCAAAGGAGTTGGTAATCTAAAAAGAAATTCTTTAGAACCGATCAAAGTAATCCTAAACAGCTCAACATGAATTAGCAGAAATTAGAATACATGGTCTTTCTACAATGTGAACAATTATATCCCCTGTATGGAATGCGACGACAGCATAATGATTTTGgtataattttaaaaaggaCTGATCGACACTTACGAAAGTGTTGAGATTTACTTTAAGTATAATTTGGCTGACGACAACTATAAAGAAAAGTGGGAGGGCCAGTGCATAAACTTTCTAGAGGAAATCACTTTGACGAACCCATATATTTTTCACTAAGAATGAGAGAACATTGGACAAATAATAGTAGGATGCTTGATCTATGATACAGTACATTACACTGACGAGGAAACGTCAACCAACTGACCGTGTAGTAGGAcagaaaaacaaacaaggaaGCTAAAGTTCACTAAGAAAATTTTGGCAATTGCTAAAAACGCAACAGCCTGAAAAGATTGTTAACTTTTTCCCTCAAAAAACgatatatatatcaaatctATCCACTGGTAGTATGAGAGAACATAGATGTTATAGTAATCAAAATTACAGATTATAACAAAAGATTTCAGAGGTTTTGTTGTAAAGGGAAACGAGCAGAAAGGTAATATGGATATGATTTGATTAcagttaaatgaatgaatgttaaTTAGTAACAGTctggaaaaaaacaacaaaacttCACTACAATTTGAGAGTGGCTAAGACAGAGGTATACCATTCATGTATAATAGTTTGTTCAagttataataacaataatacgcAAACCACAGCAGAATCAGGTGAGTACGAAAGACAAGCATTTAATAGAGGCAATATAAAAGTGAggtttatttttgaatataatGGCCTCCAATTAAAACTAGTACAACACAAGAAAATTGTAAtcgaaaatttatttatatagaatGGCAGCATCAAAAAGTTGACTTGCAGAAAATTAAACACACTAGAATTAACAACATAATGAATAGATGGGACAAATGATTGCAACTCTACCAGGAATTAGACTGACAAACCAACTGCATTCAAGATTACTTTAGGATTATCAGAAGAATCATGTGCAACGAGAGATCAGGTATAAATAAATCTGATCAATTTCGAACAAAAAGCTGTTTTTAggcttcaatatatatatatatatatatatatatatatatatatatatatatatataaacatgcTAACAATATGAACGACTACTTTGCAACCGGGAGACAACCCTGAAATCTAAACACATTAAATAAACAGGACGCAAAGAGAGAACAAGTAGAAAATCGATACTGATAGCGAGCATAACTACAAAGAATCCTGATCATTTTCGTCATAATAGTATGAACGACCTTGCGATTTGCTAAATTTATTAACTACATTTCGTAGAAATGAATAAACAAGGAAAGAAGCATATTTTATTCAGTCGAAAAAGAAAACGAACAGACAGTAAGGAGTTATCAATCCAAAAGTCAAGAGCAGTTTACGTTTTAAATTACCTCTTCACGTTAAGTATGTGGTGTGAAAACTCCCGATGGCAACagaaccaacaacaacaactaattACCACCACTAGGCTTTAATGTAGGATATTGTTCTTGGTAGTACGGTTGTGCAGTCGATGGGTTGACACCAGGGAATGCAGTGCTAACTTGAGGACATACCCAACGATTTGAGCCAGCTGTTGATACACCAGGGATTCCACTTAAGATACCGGAATTTCCGCTACCATTACCACCGCCACTATTCCAAGGATATATATTTGCCATTGCCGCCATAGCTGCGGCCATTATTGATTGTTGATGCTGGTGTCCTGCCACTCCATTAACAGCAGGTAAAGTGTTTGGAAGCATAGCTGAATTGTTATAGATGTTCATGTCATTTGGATTACAAGGAGGAACTTTCATGGGTGGACAGGTGACAGGATAGTTATTATTTATGTTGTTAGTAGGCCACATGGGAGGAGGCCAGTTAGCTGGTGAATTTACTGTCCCAGAAACACCACTAACTAAgtttgagtgttgttgttgttgttgctgctgcATCCAATTCATCGTAAACGCCATTAACAAATTATTAGCATTGGAATTAACGGAACACTGTTGAGGAGAAGGAGCTTGTGGATGCATCGTCGCTAGGGGACTGGCTACAACCGGAGCTGCTGAGTTGACAGGTCCAGCTAGATTATTATTGCTCGACATATTGGGATAAACTATACTCGAAGAAGTGACAGACGTGAGAGTGTTGGCTTGTCGGCGACGTTCAGCACCGATTGGTTGTATAGGAACGGGTTGGTTTTGAACAGGACCTTGTGCCGCATTTGATGGAATACCTAACGGGACTCCAGCACCTACTGTCGGAGTACACACTGTTCCAGTATGGGATGAAGAACTGAAACCTAGGTTGAAAGTATGGCAAGAAAAGAAAAGCCATTATATTAACGAAAATGTTGACCGAAAGTAATATTCTATAAATCTAGTGTAGTGACGAAAAGAACCAAGCAAAATGAAATGTAAAACTAGTCCTTATCTCAACTGACCGACTAGATAACACAAGCGTAGGATTAATGCATAACTAAAATCTCCAGAAAAAGATATGGTTGGTGAATAAAAGTGGGAAAACAGGCCAAGAAATTTATGACACAACggctaataataatgatattaagtGATGTCTATAATTCATATGAATAGCTATCGAGCGATTCATTTTAATATGACAAATCACTCAAgaaattgaatattttttagTTTGGGTTTCTATAGAATAACACAAGGACTGAAAAGCTACACAACATATATTATTTTAACGCGGACAAGAGTCAACGTAATGTTATTTATTAGCTACAATCTTAGCACAGTAACGAATCTTCTTGCAACTACAGTAATGTAGTATAAAACAACCAGAAGAGTATATTGTGCTTAGAACTGATAAAACACTAACTTACTAAACAAATTCACGCCCAAGTAAAAGAACATAAAAGTTTAAATTAAGTGGAAATGTATAAAGAAAGTCAGATATGTTGATTTTAATGACGGGATAAGTAAATGAAGTGTAATCCAGTAAGTAAGCACACGTCTTACACTGCAAATCATATATGTTGCCAGGCTGGTTAACAGTACTAATCAACTGAACAAAAAAACTTGAAGAAGCAAGTATAATTGATACGCACTAGTTAATTGTCCGTACGGATGAATAACAATGTTTTCATCGAAAAATGTTCACATACAACCACTTATAACTTTGAAGAAGGTAGATTTTGAAGCCTACTGAACGAACAATTGTAATGCACTGTTCTATGTAATGTTAAAATCAGGATATACACCAGAAGTGTTGTTCAGCAAACGTCACATAAAAATTTTGCTGTAAACACTCTACTACTACAAAAACTTTTAGTCAAGTATTAATCGTGCAAAAGGCTcaaaatatatcaattaaaAAAGTCTTTACCGTTAAGCAAATGAGATGTATAGTTTGTATTTGGATGGACGACTGATGTAGCACTACACACAGGTTGGATGCTAGGTTGAACATAACCGGTCATAAAAGGAGGAGGAGTGTAAGATCCACCTGGACCAGATGAACACATAGACAATTGTGTTTGATTAATCATAGGATGTGATGAATTACCCAAACGAGTTGATAATCCACTTGTGGTCTGTTGATTTAAGGCTGAAATAGTACCTGGGCCTAAAGAAAGTTGCTGTTGTAACGGGAATGACTGTTGTTGAGTCATAGGGAAAACGGAAGAAAATTGATTATTCAAAGGCATTGAAGAAGTCGATGGAGAACAAAAACCACTTGGAAAACCATTTAATGCTGTAGATCGTGATTCTAAATATGCAGAGGTACCAGACATTGGAGGCTTGAACCGGAAAGATGCATTTAGGGGAGTATTTGTTGAGGATGTTGGCAACATACTTTGCGTGTTTGAAATGTTTAAACCTGAAGAGCAATTACTAATCTGAGTTTGTTGATGAGCGGACTGTAAATATGATAATCCAACGGGATTCGATTTCTGGAGAGACGCTTGTGTGACCATTTGACGCAAGACACCAGATTGAGCTCCTTGGGTAGAGTATTGATCTTGAAATTGATCAGGTACAGAGTGATTAGAGAAGTCATTTCGGAGTAAGGAAGCCTGAATTAATGAGTCAGCTGATTCAGCACTAGCCTTCAAGTTTGGTACGACTTGGTTAAGTGTTTGGAACGACGGTTGGAAACCTATTGAGTTGGGATTCAAATCGGGTCTCGAAGCAGACCATAATATTGGCATAGAGTGGAGAGAACCGATAGGATCGCGCGTTTGTGATACGTTTGTAACAACTGGGACAGAGTCCATAGCTGAGTGACTGTCGATGATCGAACTACTGACACTAGTGGATGTAATTGTTAATGTGTTGGAGGCTACTGAGAACGTAGTGTTCTTCACAAATGCAGAAGACGATGGTGCAGGAGCTGCAGATGAGTCAGAAGTTTGCCATTCACATGACCTATCAGGTCGAAAATGATTTGAGATTGAATCATGACGAAAATCAGGATTGTGAATGTCTGAAGCGATAGCACGCTTTGTTGGTGTAAAAAGTGTAGTGTCATTAGCACCGCCGTTTACGGAAACATTTGTGTTACCATTAACATCCAAGGATAAAAGCGATGGTGGGAAGGAATCGTTTAGACTAAGGGAGACGGAAGTAGCTGTTACATTTGCATTTCTTTGATGCGCGCTGCGTTCAGAACCCGGAGCCCTAGCAAATGACTTTGTTTGAGTTGTAGTTGTAGGCGGTGTAGAAACATAAGCTGAAGTGTGTGTGTTACCGGAACCCATTGGAGTATTCGACTGAGAAGTCTGCATAACTCCACAAGTAGGAGAAACTGTCAAAGGTCCATAATTAGACGGTGATGTGGTAGAAAGCGTTGTTAGGGGGAATGAATTTGAGACAGATGCTGTATGAACTGTAGAAACGGGACTGTCAAATACACTAATGGAAAGCATGTATGTTAAGTCACCAGATGAGGTATTTATCTTAAGTTTATCCATTCCAAACGAAATGCCTTCGACGGGGCAATTTACAGACGAAGAGGAAACATGTGTGTTAGATAAACATGACGGATTCCTCATATTTGACACAGTTACTGCCGGTATTGTTGTTGTCGTGGCTGTTCTTGATTGAGTAACTTTGGTGGATTTAGAAGGATTCAAGGGTGGAAAGCTAACTTCATCTAAAGAATCAGTACAGAAATCGCCGACATTAGAAAGCGATGGAATAAAATCTGGAAACATTTGACTACTCGATGGAAACGGAGATAAATTGAGAGATAGTAACGAAACAGGAGTTGTTGTTGGTAATGACAAAGCTGGAGCCGGTGCAGTCATTAAGTTTTGAACGGTAGTTTTTGACTGACTGCGAACACTTTTTACTATCTGGTTGTCTACTGGCTTAACGAGGCGCGATGAATGAGTACTTATTCCTGCCGCAGCAACGGAAGCGAAATTACCCTTTGAAGAGCTGGTATTTGAGACTTTAGAACTCCAACTCGTTGATCCAGAAGTTGTCTTCAGACCGGAAGATATCAAAGGAATCAAAGTAGCTGTTGTACTTGAAAACGTGCTATTGCTACTGTTATTAGGGATGGATATTGTGGGTGTTTTTGTGGGTTTTGGGACTACGGGAAGCGGAGTTGGTTGAGTTGAGGTAGATCGAGTGGTATTTGCAGCTACGGGATTAGTTACAGATTTCCCAGTTCTACGAGTTCTGTTACTTGGGTTGATAACCTTAACATTAGACAACCCGCTTTTAATTGTATTCTGGACTGTCACACTAGTTGCACCATTCAACCTAGAAGTAAGAGAGCCTAAAGCAGTACCAGAAAGCGACATGCTTGATGGTAGAGTAGAAGACTTTTTTAAAGCGTGATACATTAGTAGGACATCATTGCCAGCAATTGAACCGTCGAGAAGTCCCTGAATCGTTTCATAAGTTCGCTGGACAGCTTCGCTGGGACCTTTCAAATAGACCATACGCTCTGTTACTTCATCACTTCGCGCACTTTCGATATCTATTTGAATCCCACTCATATTTCTTAGGGCACTAACAACTGCCCCACCCTGACCTATGACTTTCCCAATATCATGCCTTGAAACAGGAATTGAAAGTCGACGTTTATAAGAACTGTTGCTAGAGTTGGTAGTCTTCCAATCAGCCATCTCATTACTTACACGCGAAGAAACGTGTGTACTCACTGTAGTGCGTTGAGATCGCGTACTGTTAGATGGTACGACTACAGTCCATGTATTTGAATCACTGACAACATTCGAACTTTTGCCCATATTAAAATACTGACCAAAATGAGCACTTTGGGACTCGATGAGCAAGTTCCAGTTTTCACTATCCCCACTTGGAGAAAGAGCGTAACAAGGAGAGATTGAGGAATTAATAGGGTCCTGAATTTCTGGGCTGGGTGATTTACTGACTTTATCCAAATCGAAAGCAGTGTTGTTTTCGGCAGCTGCACGTTTTGCTGCTCGTTGGCTTTGTTTCTTGTTTCGATGTTTTTCACGTTTGGCTTCTGTTACAGCCGCAGCATTCGATTCAGCTTCTTGTGAACAAAAACTGTTATCAACAGAATCAGAATCGTGTTGAACATTGGATTTTTCAACATTAGTTATGGAAGCATCAGAATTAAGATGTACATCTTTTACAATCTGTTGATTAAGTTTAGTAGACTCTGGTGACATTGGTACAACAGTAACAAGTGAATCAGAGGGATTACGAAAGGCAGAACATTGCTTGTCATCTACATCATAAATTATAGCATCTGACAGTTGGTTACATAGTGAGGATTCTTGGGCATGTTGTAGGACACGTGACAGTGTTGGACTATGTTCAACtctgaaaaacaaataataataaacaaataaatagcaTTGCAGTGCTAAAGCAGAAAAAATGCcaatttataaataaagttGATACAAAACTTAGAATTCCGCCAAGTTGAAACCAAAACATACAACTTGATACACCAAGTTGTAGTTGAAAGGTTTTACGGGTTTCATGGTTAAGCAATAATTTGCCGACATGGCGATGTATTTAACCATCTGAAGCTAAAGGACCATAACATAACGTCCTCGAATAGTTACGGATAGTTGCTCAACATTTGGATTCGCATAAAATGTTATCTAAATGAAACAAAGATCAACTGTTCATGTATTTTTACAATCATACAAAGACTTCACCCTATCTATCCAATAATGGTGGTTTAAGCTTAAAAAGAATCTCTGGAATGTCACACTCAAATTCATTTGTTTGGGATTGAAAGTGTAACAAATCTCGCTGATTAAAAACTTGAATGTTCATGCATGAAAAGACATTAACTTTACAAAGGCTCAAAGAGTACTCTAGTTATCATTGAtggattttaaattttcaagGTTAGCTATACCAGTAGTTGCATATAAGATGACATACACAGAAGCTTCGTAAACAGGATtaagaataaaaatatacgaTGGAACCAAAGGATAGCAGCGAACCAATCAAACACAAGGTACCGCTTCATGAATTTTGTGTGGAATTTCTCCATCAATAAGCTACAGAACATTTTTACATGAtagttgatatcagttcgtgacgAAAACTAACTCTAATTTCTAATCCTGACCCCTAACCCTAATTGCTAATCTTGATTTCTAACTCCATTCAGAACTGGATAAGCAATTGATATTTATCGAGATCTTTTTTGAATCGCTCAAAGTTGTTTCTCTACTTTAGCCCCACCGACTATGAAAGATAACGTAAAAATAATGGTACCATCAGCACATTAACTTTATATCTGGTGAAGACAGTATATTAGCGACAACGGGGTATAAAACACGTTTTAACGAAAAACGACCATAGAATTTAAACAGGACTGCTAGACCAAGAGCTACTGAAGAGGAGAATAAACAGAAACAATGCTAACAATTGTGGTAATACCATACAATAAAAACAGTCCAAATACAGATAAATATTAATCCCTAGAGAAGGAAAACAAATGTAAAACATCGAATTTTACCAAACGAATTGTCTAGGATGAAGGATGCTACTCCGAAGATGCTGCCatacatatttttatataaaacacGGAAATGGAATTAACTGATAAACGGAAGTTGAAGTCGATGAAATAATCGTGCGCATAAAAGCATTGCACATAATATTCACCACAAATGAAGATGAACAAAGTTTTTTGGAGAGGACCATTAAACATAGTCTTGTACACATTTGAAAATGGATGTGCTACTTAGACAATCTTAATGTGCTAAATAGCGTTTTCATTCACACTAGTCTTAGACACCATACATGATTTCGAACCATTTAATAAAATCAGCAAAAAGGGAGGAACTGGTTGTTTATCAATAATCCGTAAAAATTTTGATTAGACAGAAACATTCAATTGCTACTAGCTTAGATATGGTAAGAAGTGAACCATACTGTTATTCATGCATTCGTGCACATATTGGTAAATAAACAGAATCTCTGCACATAAGGAAACAGCGTATAGCTGTATCTGTTCTTAAATCATAAacacaaatgaataataaaccaTAATAACTAGCATATACGGATCACTGGTGAAACGTTGTACACGATGAGCAGCGGTGAGTGGccaaagcaaaagagatggaaaaagTAGAGGTGACAGGTAACAGTCAACAACTGTTCTAACTTATCAAGGAAACAGGTCTTAAGAATCCGGCTACTTGTCATACGATCACGGAAAAAGATGCGGATTTTATTTACTCTCAACCAAGGGGATTGAATCAGTGGGCAGAACACTAGGGGACAATTTAACTAACCTTTAGCCATACTTTAGTTACCCATTATTTCCAAGCAATCTAAATGGGAAATTGCTGTAATTTATCCAAATATTAGTGAAGTTGGACGTGGATCAATATACCAAATATTCAGCCTTCGGCAGATTCTGGAACATGGACATACTTTTCGATGTCCGACTACAGTTGCATTCCTTGACATTAAGGCAGTGTTCCACTCTGCTGATTGTGAAGTTCTCTGATAATGTCTGCCGTTGAAAGGCGTACCagagaagtacattaaccttgtacaAACTCTCTACTCAAACACTACTGGTCAAATTAGAGCTTATGGAGGACTGTCATTGGAATTGGCTACTTCAACAGGTGTTCGTCAAGGTTGTCTGCTTTCTctttatttaactttgtcatagacACGCTTTTAGAGATAGCACTTTGCTCGTTTGTCTTTTCAGGGATTGATTTTCTACCACGAGATTCACTTATTAACTTAGAATACATAGGCGAAATAGTTTGTTTCATAAAGACGCCGAAAAATAGTCTTCTGATCACctcaagcaacaatgcaagcacgTTTGAGATGCggttctctccctc from Schistosoma haematobium chromosome ZW, whole genome shotgun sequence includes:
- the ANKRD17_1 gene encoding Ankyrin repeat domain-containing protein 17 (EggNog:ENOG410VA60~COG:T), which encodes MQARKRERKRMKRKAKQEKERQVKGINQTHTDCNVDASSRSNTTAETNENKRTNQDRDEQFRVEHSPTLSRVLQHAQESSLCNQLSDAIIYDVDDKQCSAFRNPSDSLVTVVPMSPESTKLNQQIVKDVHLNSDASITNVEKSNVQHDSDSVDNSFCSQEAESNAAAVTEAKREKHRNKKQSQRAAKRAAAENNTAFDLDKVSKSPSPEIQDPINSSISPCYALSPSGDSENWNLLIESQSAHFGQYFNMGKSSNVVSDSNTWTVVVPSNSTRSQRTTVSTHVSSRVSNEMADWKTTNSSNSSYKRRLSIPVSRHDIGKVIGQGGAVVSALRNMSGIQIDIESARSDEVTERMVYLKGPSEAVQRTYETIQGLLDGSIAGNDVLLMYHALKKSSTLPSSMSLSGTALGSLTSRLNGATSVTVQNTIKSGLSNVKVINPSNRTRRTGKSVTNPVAANTTRSTSTQPTPLPVVPKPTKTPTISIPNNSSNSTFSSTTATLIPLISSGLKTTSGSTSWSSKVSNTSSSKGNFASVAAAGISTHSSRLVKPVDNQIVKSVRSQSKTTVQNLMTAPAPALSLPTTTPVSLLSLNLSPFPSSSQMFPDFIPSLSNVGDFCTDSLDEVSFPPLNPSKSTKVTQSRTATTTTIPAVTVSNMRNPSCLSNTHVSSSSVNCPVEGISFGMDKLKINTSSGDLTYMLSISVFDSPVSTVHTASVSNSFPLTTLSTTSPSNYGPLTVSPTCGVMQTSQSNTPMGSGNTHTSAYVSTPPTTTTQTKSFARAPGSERSAHQRNANVTATSVSLSLNDSFPPSLLSLDVNGNTNVSVNGGANDTTLFTPTKRAIASDIHNPDFRHDSISNHFRPDRSCEWQTSDSSAAPAPSSSAFVKNTTFSVASNTLTITSTSVSSSIIDSHSAMDSVPVVTNVSQTRDPIGSLHSMPILWSASRPDLNPNSIGFQPSFQTLNQVVPNLKASAESADSLIQASLLRNDFSNHSVPDQFQDQYSTQGAQSGVLRQMVTQASLQKSNPVGLSYLQSAHQQTQISNCSSGLNISNTQSMLPTSSTNTPLNASFRFKPPMSGTSAYLESRSTALNGFPSGFCSPSTSSMPLNNQFSSVFPMTQQQSFPLQQQLSLGPGTISALNQQTTSGLSTRLGNSSHPMINQTQLSMCSSGPGGSYTPPPFMTGYVQPSIQPVCSATSVVHPNTNYTSHLLNGFSSSSHTGTVCTPTVGAGVPLGIPSNAAQGPVQNQPVPIQPIGAERRRQANTLTSVTSSSIVYPNMSSNNNLAGPVNSAAPVVASPLATMHPQAPSPQQCSVNSNANNLLMAFTMNWMQQQQQQQHSNLVSGVSGTVNSPANWPPPMWPTNNINNNYPVTCPPMKVPPCNPNDMNIYNNSAMLPNTLPAVNGVAGHQHQQSIMAAAMAAMANIYPWNSGGGNGSGNSGILSGIPGVSTAGSNRWVCPQVSTAFPGVNPSTAQPYYQEQYPTLKPSGGN